The following proteins are encoded in a genomic region of Prochlorococcus marinus XMU1408:
- a CDS encoding DUF938 domain-containing protein — protein MKPVSFDDRLNFPATLRNREYILSVLSNYIPDNGLILEIASGSGEHGVFFQKSFPSIIWQTSDPELIHRKSIVSWIDHYGLSLKMPKPLDIDVEKRPWPITNKLRDLIKGIVCINMIHISPWSCTKALFEESKNYMQKNNFLILYGPFFIKGIKTSLSNLNFDQSLKMQNPLWGIRPLSRVNNIASENGFELDKIIEMPANNVSVIFRLK, from the coding sequence ATGAAACCTGTAAGTTTTGATGATCGACTCAATTTTCCTGCAACATTAAGGAACCGTGAATATATTTTGAGTGTACTGAGTAATTACATTCCTGATAATGGATTGATTCTGGAAATTGCAAGTGGAAGTGGGGAACATGGTGTGTTTTTTCAAAAGTCATTTCCTTCCATTATTTGGCAGACTAGTGATCCTGAATTAATACATCGTAAAAGCATTGTTTCTTGGATTGATCATTACGGTCTTTCCTTAAAGATGCCAAAACCATTGGACATTGATGTTGAAAAAAGACCTTGGCCAATTACGAATAAACTCAGGGATTTAATAAAAGGAATTGTTTGCATTAACATGATTCATATTTCACCTTGGAGTTGTACGAAAGCTTTGTTTGAGGAATCAAAAAATTATATGCAAAAAAATAATTTCTTGATTCTATATGGACCATTTTTTATTAAGGGTATAAAGACTTCACTGAGTAATTTGAATTTTGACCAATCATTAAAAATGCAAAACCCACTTTGGGGAATTCGTCCTTTAAGCAGAGTTAATAATATTGCCTCTGAGAATGGATTTGAACTAGATAAAATAATTGAGATGCCAGCTAATAATGTTTCTGTGATATTTCGCTTAAAGTAA
- a CDS encoding chlorophyll a/b-binding protein: MTIFARLSRSEVIHGRAAMFIVATWLFTNYLIR, translated from the coding sequence ATGACTATCTTTGCTCGTCTAAGCAGATCAGAAGTTATTCACGGAAGAGCAGCTATGTTTATCGTTGCTACCTGGTTATTCACAAACTATCTAATTCGTTAA
- a CDS encoding chlorophyll a/b-binding protein, with the protein MENNYWKTAELMNGRLAMMGLLAAVINYGFTGWIIPGFI; encoded by the coding sequence ATGGAAAACAATTACTGGAAGACAGCTGAATTGATGAACGGTCGTCTCGCGATGATGGGTTTATTAGCTGCTGTTATTAACTATGGATTTACTGGCTGGATTATTCCTGGCTTTATTTAA
- a CDS encoding NAD-dependent DNA ligase, giving the protein MNKNKGKFDHLIKNLERISSQNSIFNYKSGQRAFLSLGKGNLREWLDKLLPNTRLILEPKIIGLSIGIQYIDGYINKAINKRSEDITEKVMTLESVPKNIAIKKRLELRGVLYEPENSSNKNKKMGNKWLHQSLAMKKALNFCAFQIFHCNINHFQALQELKNLNFEVPHTQFTNYISDIEIFRQCWKDGKIFKSYPTNGIVLKINSRKLQKRLGENNLSSHWAYAIN; this is encoded by the coding sequence ATGAATAAGAATAAAGGAAAATTTGATCACCTAATAAAGAATCTTGAAAGGATCTCATCTCAAAATTCGATATTTAATTACAAATCTGGACAAAGAGCATTTTTATCATTAGGAAAAGGAAATCTTCGAGAATGGTTAGATAAACTTCTTCCAAACACTAGACTAATTTTAGAGCCCAAAATCATTGGATTAAGTATTGGTATTCAATATATCGATGGATACATAAATAAAGCTATAAATAAAAGAAGTGAAGACATAACAGAAAAGGTTATGACACTAGAGAGTGTTCCTAAAAACATCGCAATAAAAAAAAGGTTAGAACTAAGAGGAGTTCTATACGAGCCTGAGAATTCATCTAATAAAAACAAAAAGATGGGCAACAAGTGGCTTCATCAATCACTAGCTATGAAAAAAGCACTTAACTTCTGTGCTTTTCAAATATTTCATTGCAATATTAATCACTTCCAAGCTCTTCAAGAATTAAAAAACCTTAATTTTGAAGTTCCACATACACAATTTACTAACTACATTTCAGATATTGAAATTTTTCGTCAATGCTGGAAGGATGGCAAAATATTTAAAAGCTATCCAACCAACGGAATTGTATTGAAAATAAATTCAAGAAAATTGCAAAAGAGGCTTGGAGAAAATAATCTGTCATCACATTGGGCATATGCCATAAACTAA
- a CDS encoding DUF2130 domain-containing protein gives MNEIKCPECGSSIRIDEDSYSNIIKQVRDQEFEEEISKRLELLEADKNKSIDLAVNNIRIQMQEASFLYEKKLQALQSQLFAADAEKNMAVNKIKHALEKERDSLAFLLDKTKENNEYDKKIAVSSAITEFKEDYEKIKNNLDKVELQKELSERSIKMKYEMKLKERDDLIERLRDMKIKLSTKMVGESLEQHCENEFNRLRASAFPNAYFEKDNDSSQGTKGDYIFRDNDNKGNEIVSIMFEMKNECDTTSTKKKNEDFFKQLNKDRIEKNCEYAVLVSLLESDNDLFNSGIVDVSYRYPKMYVVRPQCFMPIISLLRNTSIKALEYKAELALIKEQNIDITNFEKSLELFKDAFGKNYSLASKRFESAIIEIDKSINHLQKTKDALLGADRNLRLANDKAQDVTVKRLTRNNPTMREKFNLISNTEAA, from the coding sequence ATGAATGAAATTAAATGTCCTGAATGTGGGAGTTCCATAAGAATAGATGAAGATAGTTACTCCAACATAATTAAGCAAGTAAGAGATCAGGAGTTTGAAGAAGAAATCAGCAAAAGATTAGAACTCTTAGAAGCTGATAAAAATAAATCAATTGATCTTGCAGTTAATAATATTCGCATTCAAATGCAAGAGGCTTCATTTTTATATGAAAAAAAACTACAGGCTCTTCAGTCGCAGTTGTTTGCAGCTGATGCTGAGAAAAACATGGCCGTCAACAAAATAAAACACGCTTTGGAAAAAGAACGAGATTCTCTAGCTTTTTTGTTGGATAAAACTAAAGAAAATAATGAATATGATAAAAAAATAGCTGTTTCTAGTGCAATTACTGAATTTAAAGAAGACTATGAAAAGATTAAGAATAATCTAGATAAAGTTGAATTACAAAAAGAGTTATCTGAAAGGTCAATAAAAATGAAGTATGAGATGAAGTTAAAAGAACGTGATGATCTCATTGAACGTCTTCGAGATATGAAAATAAAACTCTCTACAAAAATGGTAGGTGAGTCACTGGAGCAACATTGCGAAAATGAATTTAATCGTTTGCGTGCAAGCGCTTTTCCTAATGCATATTTTGAAAAAGATAATGATTCTAGCCAGGGAACCAAAGGAGACTATATTTTTCGTGATAACGATAATAAAGGAAACGAAATCGTATCCATTATGTTTGAGATGAAAAATGAATGTGATACTACATCTACAAAGAAGAAAAACGAGGATTTCTTTAAACAGTTAAATAAGGATCGTATTGAAAAGAATTGTGAATACGCAGTTTTAGTTTCGTTATTAGAATCTGATAATGATTTATTTAATTCTGGTATTGTTGATGTTTCATATCGATATCCAAAAATGTATGTTGTACGTCCACAATGTTTCATGCCTATTATTTCTTTATTAAGAAATACCTCAATAAAAGCTCTAGAATATAAGGCCGAATTAGCACTAATTAAAGAACAAAATATAGACATTACTAATTTTGAAAAGAGTCTTGAATTATTTAAAGATGCTTTTGGTAAAAATTATTCACTCGCTTCAAAACGTTTCGAATCCGCTATTATTGAAATAGATAAATCTATCAATCATTTGCAAAAAACTAAAGATGCGTTACTTGGTGCAGATAGAAATCTACGTTTGGCTAATGATAAAGCTCAAGATGTCACTGTGAAGAGATTGACTAGAAATAACCCCACTATGAGAGAGAAGTTTAACTTAATTAGCAACACTGAGGCAGCATAA
- a CDS encoding high light inducible protein has translation MKKQTKQAVRVEEGKIIAERLNGYAAFIGCWALIGAYLTTGQIIPGIV, from the coding sequence ATGAAAAAACAAACTAAGCAAGCAGTAAGAGTTGAAGAAGGCAAAATTATTGCTGAAAGACTCAACGGATATGCAGCATTTATTGGATGCTGGGCCTTGATAGGTGCTTACCTAACAACAGGTCAGATCATTCCTGGAATTGTCTAA
- a CDS encoding high light inducible protein, with translation MSSSTSQVITEYGKQNIFARETPPQLVENYTNYPKEAEKTNGRWAMVGMISLLGAYVSTGQIIPGIF, from the coding sequence ATGTCCTCTTCTACATCTCAAGTAATTACAGAGTATGGCAAGCAAAATATATTTGCTCGCGAAACTCCACCTCAATTGGTAGAGAACTATACCAATTACCCCAAGGAAGCCGAAAAGACAAATGGTCGATGGGCCATGGTTGGCATGATTAGCCTTTTAGGCGCATACGTCTCAACCGGTCAAATCATTCCTGGAATTTTCTAA
- a CDS encoding high light inducible protein, translating to MTPEAEKFNGWAAMLGFVAAFGAYATTGQIIPGIF from the coding sequence ATGACTCCTGAAGCAGAAAAGTTTAACGGATGGGCAGCGATGCTTGGCTTTGTTGCAGCCTTCGGTGCGTATGCGACAACAGGTCAAATCATTCCTGGCATTTTTTAA
- a CDS encoding DCC1-like thiol-disulfide oxidoreductase family protein produces the protein MSDKNLFIYDGECPFCNHFAQLLELKSSLPSLKVLDGRENLDKLTELYKQGYDLNNGAILISNGDIKHGAEAINWICSELKDPSDSLLEVLRIIFTSNKRTKILFPFLLWARRLSLSLKGKVWQPVSESNQYY, from the coding sequence ATGTCCGATAAAAACTTATTTATATATGACGGTGAATGTCCTTTTTGCAATCACTTTGCTCAATTACTTGAGTTAAAAAGCAGTCTGCCATCGTTAAAAGTTTTAGACGGTAGAGAAAATCTCGATAAATTAACGGAACTGTATAAGCAAGGATATGATTTGAATAATGGAGCAATCCTTATAAGTAACGGAGATATCAAACATGGTGCTGAGGCTATAAACTGGATTTGCTCTGAGCTTAAAGATCCCAGTGACTCATTATTAGAAGTACTGAGGATTATTTTTACATCTAACAAAAGGACTAAAATTTTATTCCCTTTTCTTTTATGGGCGAGAAGATTGTCATTGTCACTAAAAGGCAAAGTTTGGCAACCAGTTAGCGAAAGCAACCAATACTATTGA
- a CDS encoding MTH1187 family thiamine-binding protein yields MWVSIDLCLVPIGVGISLSPYIKACLLIIEEYKLDYELGPNGTAIEGEWDQVFECVKKCHEVVHSKGAPRVYTTLKVNTRIDKKQLFKEKVQSVRAR; encoded by the coding sequence ATGTGGGTAAGTATAGACCTTTGCTTGGTTCCAATAGGAGTAGGTATCTCATTATCTCCATATATAAAGGCATGCTTATTAATTATTGAGGAGTATAAGCTTGATTATGAACTAGGTCCAAATGGAACTGCAATTGAAGGAGAGTGGGATCAAGTTTTTGAATGCGTAAAAAAATGCCATGAGGTCGTTCATAGCAAAGGTGCTCCTCGCGTTTACACAACCTTAAAAGTAAATACACGTATAGATAAGAAGCAATTATTTAAAGAAAAAGTACAAAGCGTAAGAGCCCGATAG
- a CDS encoding NAD-dependent DNA ligase has product MRLLGLDKDCFSNWWSKLPEGTTMVVQPKIEGCAIALRYKYGQLVDAYSRENTEIIENIRTINTIPLTIDDSLKVEVELEGILYSPTSNSKYLREQLLSNSNQTHDTQHQLLFLALQIFCSDGDELSDLTQLQNWGFEVPITLRTDDPKQVKRWHSQWINRELFSNFPTNGIVAKCNSSSIKNILGVSSSSPNWALALTR; this is encoded by the coding sequence ATGAGATTACTCGGACTCGATAAGGATTGTTTTTCAAACTGGTGGTCAAAACTTCCAGAGGGTACAACTATGGTTGTTCAACCAAAAATTGAAGGGTGTGCAATAGCTTTGAGATATAAATATGGGCAATTAGTAGATGCATATTCACGCGAGAATACAGAAATTATCGAAAATATAAGGACTATCAATACTATTCCATTGACTATTGATGATTCTTTAAAAGTTGAAGTAGAGCTAGAGGGGATTTTATATTCTCCAACTTCTAATTCCAAATATTTACGAGAGCAATTGCTATCGAATTCAAATCAGACGCATGATACTCAGCATCAACTTTTATTTTTAGCTTTGCAGATATTTTGTTCCGATGGTGATGAGTTGTCAGATTTGACTCAACTTCAGAATTGGGGATTTGAGGTTCCTATTACACTAAGAACTGATGATCCTAAACAAGTCAAAAGGTGGCATTCTCAATGGATAAATAGGGAATTGTTTTCAAATTTCCCTACTAACGGAATTGTAGCTAAATGCAATTCTTCTTCGATAAAGAATATTTTAGGTGTCAGTTCCTCCTCCCCAAATTGGGCATTAGCATTAACCCGATGA
- a CDS encoding DUF4090 family protein: MDFSGPDAIDKAIEAGFDLDGSPIPSEMLFLYKEVMDKENARKRTGVKKSMRNRIVKTGSKHLDQETLNTRLLNAGWDGLRPKEIEFFYK, from the coding sequence GTGGATTTTTCTGGCCCTGATGCAATTGATAAGGCTATTGAAGCTGGTTTTGATCTTGACGGAAGTCCAATCCCTTCAGAAATGCTATTTCTTTATAAAGAAGTAATGGATAAAGAAAATGCACGAAAAAGGACTGGAGTTAAGAAATCGATGCGTAACCGAATTGTTAAAACCGGGTCTAAACATTTAGATCAAGAAACTCTCAATACACGTTTACTTAATGCTGGTTGGGATGGATTAAGACCGAAAGAAATAGAATTCTTTTACAAATAA
- a CDS encoding high light inducible protein, with protein MTNEIINLQKIDPEKVIAEKLNGYAALFGCTALMGAYFTTGQIIPGFV; from the coding sequence ATGACAAATGAGATTATCAACTTACAAAAAATAGACCCGGAAAAAGTCATCGCTGAAAAGTTGAATGGATACGCAGCATTATTCGGATGCACAGCTCTCATGGGCGCGTATTTTACTACCGGTCAAATTATTCCAGGATTTGTTTGA
- a CDS encoding high light inducible protein, with protein MQPSNKTILERSIGRPAMMAFVLLTGIYLTTGQLIPGVV; from the coding sequence ATGCAACCATCTAACAAAACAATATTAGAACGAAGCATTGGCAGACCTGCCATGATGGCTTTCGTTCTTCTAACAGGTATCTATCTAACTACTGGTCAACTTATTCCTGGTGTCGTTTAA
- a CDS encoding AbrB family transcriptional regulator produces MLTGKDLLAKVKDLGDVSKSDLVKACGYVSTKKGGGERLNYTAFYEALLEAKGVNLAAESAGGIGKGGRKLSYVATVQGNGNLLIGKAYTALLDLKPGDNFEIKMGRKGFRLVPEGDG; encoded by the coding sequence ATGCTCACTGGTAAGGATTTATTAGCCAAGGTCAAAGACTTGGGAGATGTCTCAAAATCTGATCTTGTTAAAGCTTGTGGATATGTATCCACTAAGAAAGGAGGCGGAGAGCGTCTTAACTATACTGCTTTTTATGAAGCACTTCTTGAGGCTAAAGGTGTAAACCTAGCCGCTGAAAGTGCTGGTGGTATTGGTAAGGGAGGAAGAAAACTTAGTTACGTGGCTACTGTTCAAGGAAATGGAAACCTATTGATAGGAAAGGCCTATACAGCTCTTTTAGATCTCAAACCAGGTGATAATTTTGAGATTAAGATGGGACGTAAAGGTTTCCGTTTGGTTCCAGAAGGAGACGGTTAA
- a CDS encoding potassium channel family protein, which translates to MKLLKGNNYKSYLKVWAAPISLLVLLFFFGAIGYRITEGWDWGDCLWMVLITITTIGFGEVEVLSSSGRIITFLIIGGGLFVVQLTLQRFLQLSELGYFIKLEELRLRRLIRRMKNHVIVCGYGRTGKEIADQLKSEKISTIIIENNLTRKNEAEEKGFNVLMEDATMDETLLLAGIKNCRSLVVTLPNDAANLYVVLSAKALNNSCRLIARAATEEAANKLKLAGANAVVSPYVAAGRTMAASALRPIAVDFMDLLAGSDCEIEEFKLTENIEKIVNFTTQSEKGVDFSNLDGALLLATKVSGKLSGNPKDKINLSPGMILIFLGSQKQLENIRYKLSEILVKTT; encoded by the coding sequence TTGAAGCTACTGAAAGGCAATAACTATAAAAGCTATTTAAAAGTATGGGCAGCTCCAATATCTTTACTGGTTTTATTGTTTTTTTTTGGCGCTATAGGTTATCGCATAACAGAAGGCTGGGATTGGGGAGATTGCTTATGGATGGTCTTAATTACAATTACAACTATTGGCTTTGGTGAAGTTGAGGTATTGAGTTCCTCTGGAAGAATAATAACTTTTCTAATTATTGGAGGCGGATTATTTGTAGTTCAATTAACTCTGCAAAGGTTTTTACAATTGTCTGAACTAGGATATTTCATAAAATTAGAAGAGCTAAGATTAAGGAGATTAATTAGAAGAATGAAAAATCATGTAATCGTATGTGGATATGGTCGAACAGGAAAAGAAATTGCTGATCAACTTAAATCTGAAAAAATATCAACAATAATAATAGAAAATAACCTTACAAGAAAAAACGAAGCAGAAGAAAAAGGTTTTAATGTCCTTATGGAAGATGCCACAATGGACGAAACACTATTGCTTGCAGGAATTAAAAATTGTCGAAGTTTAGTGGTTACCTTGCCAAATGACGCAGCAAATCTATATGTGGTACTAAGTGCTAAAGCTTTAAATAATAGTTGCAGATTAATAGCTAGAGCAGCTACAGAAGAAGCAGCCAATAAGTTAAAACTTGCCGGAGCAAATGCAGTTGTTAGTCCATATGTAGCAGCAGGTAGAACAATGGCAGCCTCTGCATTGAGACCAATAGCCGTAGATTTTATGGATTTATTGGCAGGCTCTGATTGTGAAATTGAGGAGTTTAAGTTAACGGAAAATATAGAAAAAATAGTTAATTTCACCACTCAAAGTGAAAAAGGGGTTGATTTTTCTAACCTTGACGGAGCCTTACTTTTAGCCACAAAGGTCTCTGGAAAGTTAAGTGGTAACCCAAAAGATAAGATCAACTTATCTCCAGGTATGATTTTAATATTCCTTGGAAGTCAAAAACAATTAGAGAACATCAGATACAAATTAAGTGAAATTTTGGTAAAAACAACTTAA
- a CDS encoding GIY-YIG nuclease family protein: protein MYMSGWLYLIKNGNLYKIGITKNLDNRMRQLKPDYIVAKLYSDQFKKLEKEFHQRYKNVRIPQTEYFRLDQKHIREIKRRINKIKYSKRVILENLIKSCCLLLCMFFIVLTFMYLTVNDLENILYRSLSLMEKISYFFSFITLFLKSDKYLSFWNEIKYRLSSTFIFFLSALFFKVASVFLL, encoded by the coding sequence ATGTATATGAGTGGTTGGTTGTATTTAATTAAAAATGGTAACTTATATAAGATTGGAATAACTAAAAATCTTGATAATAGGATGCGTCAATTAAAACCAGATTATATTGTTGCAAAATTATATTCAGACCAATTTAAGAAATTAGAGAAGGAATTCCATCAAAGATATAAAAATGTGAGGATCCCTCAAACTGAGTATTTTCGACTAGATCAAAAACATATTAGAGAGATTAAACGGAGAATTAATAAAATCAAATATTCTAAAAGGGTTATTTTAGAAAATTTAATAAAATCATGCTGCTTATTACTATGTATGTTTTTTATTGTACTTACTTTTATGTATTTAACTGTTAATGATTTAGAAAACATACTTTATAGGTCACTTTCTCTAATGGAGAAGATTTCATATTTTTTTTCCTTTATTACTTTATTTCTTAAATCGGATAAATATCTAAGTTTTTGGAATGAAATAAAATATAGATTATCAAGTACATTTATATTTTTCCTATCTGCTTTATTCTTTAAGGTTGCTTCGGTTTTTTTACTTTAA